Proteins from a genomic interval of Balaenoptera musculus isolate JJ_BM4_2016_0621 chromosome 16, mBalMus1.pri.v3, whole genome shotgun sequence:
- the PGAM1 gene encoding phosphoglycerate mutase 1, producing MAAYKLVLIRHGESVWNLENRFSGWYDADLSPAGHEEAKRGGQALRDAGYEFDICFTSVQKRAIRTLWTVLDAIDQMWLPVVRTWRLNERHYGGLTGLNKAETAAKHGEAQVKIWRRSYDVPPPPMEPDHPFYSNISKDRRYADLTEDQLPSCESLKDTIARALPFWNEEIVPQIKEGKRVLIAAHGNSLRGIVKHLEGLSEEAIMELNLPTGIPIVYELDKNLKPIKPMQFLGDEETVRKAMEAVAAQGKAKK from the exons ATGGCCGCCTACAAGCTGGTGCTGATCCGGCACGGCGAGAGCGTGTGGAACCTGGAGAATCGCTTCAGCGGCTGGTACGACGCCGACCTGAGCCCGGCCGGGCACGAGGAGGCGAAGCGCGGTGGGCAGGCGCTGCGAG ATGCTGGCTATGAGTTTGACATCTGCTTCACCTCAGTGCAGAAGAGAGCAATTCGGACCCTCTGGACAGTGCTGGATGCCATTGACCAAATGTGGCTGCCAGTGGTGAGGACTTGGCGCCTTAATGAGCGACACTATGGGGGTCTGACTGGCCTCAATAAGGCAGAAACTGCTGCCAAGCACGGTGAGGCCCAGGTAAAGATCTGGAGGCGCTCCTATGATGTCCCACCACCTCCGATGGAGCCTGACCATCCCTTCTACAGCAACATCAGTAAG gaTCGTAGGTATGCAGACCTCACTGAAGATCAGCTGCCCTCCTGTGAGAGTCTGAAGGACACTATTGCCAGAGCTCTGCCCTTTTGGAATGAAGAAATAGTTCCCCAGATCAAGGAGGGGAAACGAGTACTGATTGCAGCCCATGGCAACAGCCTTCGGGGCATTGTCAAGCATCTGGAGG GTCTCTCCGAGGAGGCTATCATGGAGCTGAACCTGCCGACTGGCATTCCCATTGTCTATGAATTGGACAAGAACTTGAAGCCCATCAAGCCAATGCAGTTCCTGGGTGATGAAGAGACCGTGCGTAAAGCCATGGAGGCTGTGGCTGCCCAGGGCAAGGCCAAGAAGTGA